A stretch of Paracoccus sp. N5 DNA encodes these proteins:
- the mltG gene encoding endolytic transglycosylase MltG: MIWRHIASNFLTLLIVILIAVAAAIAWAKHQYVAPGPSATAACVRVAPGASLSAVSEQLADQGVVSNAYIFRAGADYAGKSRDLKFGSYLVPPKSSMEQVVAVITAGGPSTCGTEVVYRIGVRENSVILRDIDSETGLMAEQAKYNPATEPAPQVLADAEARADSRLRISVAEGVTSWQVVEGLKQAGFMDGTVAKLPAEGSLAPDTYDVQKGADRAALIAEMEKRQAASLAAAWEKRAEGLPYQTPEEALIMASIVEKETAVPDERRVVASVFVNRMRQGMRLETDPTVIYGITKGEGVLDRGIRGSELRRRTPYNTYQIEGLPPTPIANPGKASIEAALNPEATDYLFFVADGSGGHAFARTLEEHNQNVKRWREIERQRGQAMSPVQGD; this comes from the coding sequence ATGATCTGGCGCCATATCGCGTCGAATTTCCTGACGCTGCTGATCGTGATCCTGATCGCGGTCGCGGCGGCGATCGCTTGGGCCAAGCATCAATACGTGGCCCCGGGCCCCAGCGCCACCGCCGCCTGCGTGCGGGTGGCGCCGGGCGCCAGCCTGAGCGCGGTCAGCGAGCAGCTGGCCGATCAGGGCGTGGTCTCGAACGCCTATATCTTTCGGGCGGGCGCGGATTACGCCGGGAAATCGCGCGATCTGAAGTTCGGCAGCTATCTGGTGCCGCCGAAAAGCAGCATGGAGCAGGTGGTGGCGGTCATCACCGCCGGCGGGCCTTCGACCTGCGGCACCGAGGTGGTCTATCGCATCGGCGTGCGCGAGAATTCGGTCATCCTGCGCGACATCGACAGCGAGACCGGGCTGATGGCCGAGCAGGCGAAATACAACCCGGCGACCGAGCCCGCGCCGCAGGTGCTGGCCGATGCCGAGGCCCGCGCGGATTCGCGGCTGCGCATCAGCGTCGCCGAGGGCGTGACCAGCTGGCAGGTGGTCGAAGGGCTGAAGCAGGCCGGCTTCATGGATGGCACGGTGGCGAAGCTGCCGGCCGAGGGCAGCCTCGCCCCCGATACCTATGACGTGCAGAAGGGCGCCGACCGCGCCGCGCTGATCGCCGAGATGGAGAAGCGCCAAGCGGCGAGCCTGGCCGCGGCCTGGGAGAAGCGGGCCGAGGGGCTGCCCTATCAGACGCCCGAGGAGGCGCTGATCATGGCCTCGATCGTCGAGAAGGAGACGGCGGTGCCGGATGAGCGCCGCGTGGTGGCCAGCGTCTTCGTCAACCGGATGCGGCAGGGCATGCGGCTGGAGACCGACCCCACGGTGATCTATGGCATCACCAAGGGCGAGGGCGTGCTGGACCGCGGCATCCGCGGGTCCGAGCTGCGCCGGCGCACGCCCTACAACACCTATCAGATCGAGGGCCTGCCGCCGACGCCCATCGCCAACCCCGGCAAGGCCTCGATCGAGGCGGCACTGAATCCCGAGGCGACGGATTACCTGTTCTTCGTGGCCGATGGCTCGGGCGGGCACGCCTTTGCCCGCACGCTGGAGGAGCACAACCAGAACGTGAAGCGCTGGCGCGAGATCGAGCGGCAGCGCGGCCAGGCGATGTCTCCGGTCCAGGGCGACTGA